The stretch of DNA GACCCAAGTGGAGAACTGTTAAAATGGTTGCTTCCCTTGGATAAcactctccctccctctcgtCCTTTATCTCCTCCTCTAATTTCTAGTTCAGGAATTAGTAGTTCATCTCAAAAGTCCACCTTTTCATCCTCGTCTAGCTCTCAACTCTTTTCTTTTGGCAATTTTAGAAGTTACTCCATGTCATCACTACCTCAAAGTACTACACCACCTCCTGGACCTCTTAAAGTTCCTAGTTCTAAGCCAAGCTTTGACCTTGAAGATTGGGATCAGTTCTCACCTCAGAAGCCTTCAAAAAGTCAAAAAGCTGGAGGTGAAGACCTTTTATCTTTCCGTGGTGTGGCTTTGGAGCGAGAACGGTTTTCTGTTCGTTGTGGACTGGGAGGTATCTATATACCAGGTAGAAGGTGGAGGAGAAAACTTGAAATTATTCAACCTGTAGAAATTCATTCTTTTGTGGCAGACTGCAATACAGATGACCTTATTTGTGTGCAAGTAAAGGTATGAGTGGTTTCTACAGCTGTATCAAGTCATTGGATTAAACTACACTTCTTCCctagaatttatataatatttgaccTAACTATGTAGAAATGACATGTTGGTTTTGGGATGCAGAACATTTCTCCAGCACATACACCAGATATTGTGGTATACATAGATGCTATAACCATTTTTTTCGAGGAGGCTTCCAAAGATGGACCACCCTCATCATTACCAATTGCTTGTATTGAAGCTGGAAACGAACACAGTTTGCCTAACCTAGCCCTCAGGTTGGTTTTCACTCTGGGCATCttaatttactttttgttataaGCCTTTTACTGTACTCCCTGGAGTATCACTGTTCCCATCTATAGTGGTGATTGTGTATCTACTTCGTTTAACTACCAATAATGTTTGgtactaacatattatatatagtgtattgATTGCTTTGCGAATTTCAATTCATGGGACAGTGCCTTTGTTATGTGCATGATAAGTGAGGAAATTTTGATCCAGCAGATCTGGAACTAACTTGATGCAGAAAAAATGCTTGTCTATGCTAATGCCGGCATAACAAAAGGCAACTACCTTAAGTTTAGCTGACGCACACAGTAATAAAAGCACCACTTTCCCACTCTGTAGCTACAATAATTTGTTTAAGATCTGGGATTTAGCTCAGCAACAAAAGGCAGCATGAAGAATGAAGTTGGAACTTCGAGCAGGAAATTTTAGGTTCAAGAGTCTCAGGAAAGATTCCAATTCTGACATGTATTCTAATAAAGCTGGCTTTGTACTACACCTTCTTTAGCAACCCACCCTCCAATTCTGGCCCTTGATTGGATGTACATCCTTTtactttttgcttcttcaagTTCATTGAAGGTAACATGCTAGAAAATGTATTCAAAGGCcataaactaaattaaaaaaaaaatggtaacaTATAGAAAAAGGTAAGAGAGACCAGCTAAATGTTGGGCCAGTTTTGGAGGACATATTTGCATGGTTTATCATGGCTTGCATCTAGAGTGTGCCCTCATCAGCTTTAATCCGTAATGTTGCTTGCAGTATAATTTGAGAATGAATTTTTATGGACTTGTGCTAACTAGTACGATGTCCTTGCTTGTTAAGTCCTCTAGGGAGATGAGAGAAATGTGGATTTGCTGCCAGCCCCATGGTTTGGGATATTTTAGATTGCGGGTCTATCATGTTCTAAaggttttattttgagaaattttttctCAGTGAGCTAATGGGAAGTAGAAAATGATAAGCTATAGCTCCACTTGTTTAGAAAGCGATAAAAGTGCTAAGTATAAGAGAGAGACCTAGAGAAAGTACCTCCTATAATGTAAACCTTTTTGGTATATGTTGCTCAGTTATTGAGAAGATAAtaagaaggggagagagagagagagagagagagagagagagagagagagagagagagagagagagagagaaagttggTCTAGAAAGGTGGAGGACATTTCATGATGTGATTGGTCTAGAAAGTAGGGAGTGGGGTGATGTGGAAAGAACCTCAATTTACCGTTTGCAATCACAAGCTGATATGTTCCCTTAAATCTTTCCCTCATGACAGAAGAGGCGAAGAGCACTCCTTTATTCTTAGACCCGCAACTTCACTGTGTAAGAATCTCAAGGTTCATGGTGAAAGAAGCTCTCTACCATCACATTTACAGGCTGGAAATACAGCATCAAGTTTGCAACTTCTCTCCAAGACCACTGAAGGAAAGAAGAGTTCTTCAACTGCTGATCAGTATGCGATTATGGTGTCATGTCGATGCAACTACACTGGTATCCATACTGCTCTTAGTTTACCATATCATCTGAAGGAGATGCAAgtaattttatggaaaaatcaTCTTAAAGAAGTTAGTTGTTTCTTATTGTTGCTATTCCTATGCCGTCATTTTTGTTGAATGTAGAGTCAAGATTGTTTTTCAAGCAGCCGACAAGTTGGCGACCACGTATCTCAAGGAATTTTATGATCTCTGTTGCATCTGAAATGTCAGGACATTCTCCTTGTTCTAATGGAGTCTCCCAGCTTCCCGTTCAGGTTACATATGAATTTATCATTCATCTATGTCAGTTTGTGTGGGTTCTCCACCTTTTACTCATGATACTATGCATGATACTATGCCTAATTTTTATCTGACCAGTTCAAATTCTCAGGTCTTAACTCTTCAGGCTTCAAATTTGACATCTGAAGATCTTACTTTGACAGTTCTTGCTCCGGCCTCATTTACTTCACCTCCATCAGTGGTGTCCTTAAATTCTTCACCATCCTCACCAATGAGTCCCTTTGTTGGGTTTTCTGAGTTTAACGGAAGGGCAAGGCTGGGCTCAGCACCTCTTGTATCAGATGATCGGAAAGAGAACAGTGATGGTGGAGCTCGGTCAGTTTCCTTTAAAGAGCAGACTTCTCCCGCTTCTCATGTTGTTCCCGGTACTGGTATGGGTTGTACACATCTGTGGCTGCAGAGTAGAGTTCCTTTAGGGTATGcctccctttcttcttctttttcttctctctctccctaacTACCCCTTCCCcccaaacaatattttatgtgTGTGTAATGAactaataatgatgatgattacATTTTTCGATGGTTATATTAGATGTGTTCCTTCTCAATCTACGACAACCATCAAGCTTGAGCTACTTCCATTGACTGATGGCATAATTACCCTCGATACATTACGAATTGATGTCAAGGAGAAAGGTATCAATCtgtttattttcattgtttGCATGCTTAAGGTGTTAGAAAAGATCACTATTATCTTTGAATTCATGAAGAAATGCTCATCTTCATGGATGGAGCAGTTTAGAATTTTATGAACGGACCTACAAGTTGCCACCCACAGTTACTAGACCATAGCCATGTTTTGTAACGGATGAAGGTCCTTATTTTGACACTCCTATTTCCAGCCACTGGCCCTACTTCTGGTTGTTTGGTATCCAAATCGTATATAGCATCTGTCGTAGGCTAATATTTGTTATCAGTTAAGGGTTTGTCTAGTGGAAGGCTCTTATCTTGTTTTATGATTGCTGCTTCTTGTTTATCCCTAAAAACTGGTGGACTGTTTTGATGGCTATCCTCAGAGTAATCCAAAAGATAACCACAAGTGATGAAATTCTAATTGAAATTTACCATCTGGCATAACAGGTCTTACCTACGTCCCTGAGCATTCACTGAAGATCAATGCAACTTCCAGCATTTCCACAGTGATTATATAGGATTGAAGATTTGCAACTAGAATTCTCACCACATTATCTTGAACAGCAGAAAGAAGTTGGAGGTGTTATCCAGCCATCAGGCTTGCAGCTTTCCATCCAGACAACTATCACCAagcaaatttatttttcctctcctACTGTAGTTCTCGTTCTCATGTTAATTTGTTTGTGAAATATAGCTTCCCATTGTGTGCTGTCAAACATGATCTTGAGAATCGGAGTTCTATATACCCTTTAGAGGAAAAGGATGTACGCTTTGTAGATTATCTACTCCTGTgaaattttaactcatttcatcacTGCTTTCTGTATAAACGTAGAGAAATCATTACAGGTCTTTCCAGAGTGAAGGTGGGTCTGATCTTGGGAGTTCTAGtgagttcatatcatttccttttcttcttctgtttaTACATTATTccatttcttaatttcttcatCCAGCAAGATTATTACAATCGTTAATGAATTAACATACCACactttgtgtgtttttttttcctttgttttgggGTTTGGATCTTCCATTCCCTATAGAAGTAGTTTAAAGTTTGAACGCTTCATGCTTTTTCCAAAGCTTGACTTTTGAACTAAAAGTTTTAGAATGAAAGTAGTTATGATAATGTTATTTggggtgtgtgtatatatgtgtatacatatatatatatatatatatatatgagaaacaCTACCATGCCACCCCATTCTTACCCCTTTATTTGACCCTttggcaaaatttttttttttttttttactttgtgattaaggaagtgattttaagtgtattggtgtatttttttattttttaaaaatatttaaatgtattaaaaaaatgtgaaaagaaaaaaaataaaactttgagCAGTACGTTTTGCAGTAAGAGTGGGGCGGTATAGTAATTTcactctatatattatatatatatatatatgtgtgtgtgtgtggagacCCCATTATGGTTTAGAAATGTCTACCCAATGACCTAAACTCTACCTACTTTTATTCTATGACCAAACCTAACCTAATAGGTTCTAAAAGGGTCCCTACTTCCAAGTGGCTAGCTACCTTCCATATGGAAGTGTGAAAACTTTTACCTTTACCTGTTGAAAATTGTTATAATTTGAGCAATACATATTCCTGACTaaccaaaaaaccaaaagaaatcaTATCCTCCCTTATCATCTTTATAATTGGAGCAATAAATATTCCGGACCAGTTCTG from Juglans microcarpa x Juglans regia isolate MS1-56 chromosome 3S, Jm3101_v1.0, whole genome shotgun sequence encodes:
- the LOC121258220 gene encoding uncharacterized protein LOC121258220 isoform X2; this encodes MNYKTKPAATLEGLIAGDPYPQYSTVEDRNGGSVGVEGEIGSVGGQSAESESSSVVKHSDVSEEEGCITIPCGELPDNWNDATDIHSLRKMDRSFVFPGEQVHVLACLSAYKQDTEIITPFKVAAVMSKNGKGQSPMKQNGKMEDGTNSMSKEGKSPDGQDIDKNDERLLKEKIDPVKDVSAGESLLRMEDHKRQTQILLQRFESSNFFVRIAESGESLWSKKSYPEKSSESLGMNGQDSTANGTQKTAKSMPHFNAVIDRGNFDPNISGGVARNFIKCCSLSSGDIVVLLQVNVGVDFLRDPVIEILQFEKSQDRNMSFGSQDNSVSAIQDPSGELLKWLLPLDNTLPPSRPLSPPLISSSGISSSSQKSTFSSSSSSQLFSFGNFRSYSMSSLPQSTTPPPGPLKVPSSKPSFDLEDWDQFSPQKPSKSQKAGGEDLLSFRGVALERERFSVRCGLGGIYIPGRRWRRKLEIIQPVEIHSFVADCNTDDLICVQVKNISPAHTPDIVVYIDAITIFFEEASKDGPPSSLPIACIEAGNEHSLPNLALRRGEEHSFILRPATSLCKNLKVHGERSSLPSHLQAGNTASSLQLLSKTTEGKKSSSTADQYAIMVSCRCNYTESRLFFKQPTSWRPRISRNFMISVASEMSGHSPCSNGVSQLPVQVLTLQASNLTSEDLTLTVLAPASFTSPPSVVSLNSSPSSPMSPFVGFSEFNGRARLGSAPLVSDDRKENSDGGARSVSFKEQTSPASHVVPGTGMGCTHLWLQSRVPLGCVPSQSTTTIKLELLPLTDGIITLDTLRIDVKEKGLTYVPEHSLKINATSSISTVII
- the LOC121258220 gene encoding uncharacterized protein LOC121258220 isoform X1 is translated as MNFLLRPAQSAAAEELSVHESPADMNYKTKPAATLEGLIAGDPYPQYSTVEDRNGGSVGVEGEIGSVGGQSAESESSSVVKHSDVSEEEGCITIPCGELPDNWNDATDIHSLRKMDRSFVFPGEQVHVLACLSAYKQDTEIITPFKVAAVMSKNGKGQSPMKQNGKMEDGTNSMSKEGKSPDGQDIDKNDERLLKEKIDPVKDVSAGESLLRMEDHKRQTQILLQRFESSNFFVRIAESGESLWSKKSYPEKSSESLGMNGQDSTANGTQKTAKSMPHFNAVIDRGNFDPNISGGVARNFIKCCSLSSGDIVVLLQVNVGVDFLRDPVIEILQFEKSQDRNMSFGSQDNSVSAIQDPSGELLKWLLPLDNTLPPSRPLSPPLISSSGISSSSQKSTFSSSSSSQLFSFGNFRSYSMSSLPQSTTPPPGPLKVPSSKPSFDLEDWDQFSPQKPSKSQKAGGEDLLSFRGVALERERFSVRCGLGGIYIPGRRWRRKLEIIQPVEIHSFVADCNTDDLICVQVKNISPAHTPDIVVYIDAITIFFEEASKDGPPSSLPIACIEAGNEHSLPNLALRRGEEHSFILRPATSLCKNLKVHGERSSLPSHLQAGNTASSLQLLSKTTEGKKSSSTADQYAIMVSCRCNYTESRLFFKQPTSWRPRISRNFMISVASEMSGHSPCSNGVSQLPVQVLTLQASNLTSEDLTLTVLAPASFTSPPSVVSLNSSPSSPMSPFVGFSEFNGRARLGSAPLVSDDRKENSDGGARSVSFKEQTSPASHVVPGTGMGCTHLWLQSRVPLGCVPSQSTTTIKLELLPLTDGIITLDTLRIDVKEKGLTYVPEHSLKINATSSISTVII